GATCAGCCCGAACACGCTGCCGAGGAGGCCGCTGAAGAACGCGACCAGGTTGTTCGGGTCGAGTCCCTGCTCGATCGCCGCCACTTGGTCGGGGCCGAAGCCGATGCTGCTGAGCCACGACGAGATGTTCGCGCCGATCGCCGCGATCTGGTCGGCGTAGTCGGGCAGGAGCGAGCTGAACTGCGCGAACGCGATGACGAGCGCGTAGACGAACGCCGCGAGCAGCGCGAACGTCGTCAGCGCCACGGCGAGCGTCGCGACGCCGCGATTCACGCCGTTGCGCTCGAGCCACGTGCGCACCGGGTTCGCGCAGATCGTGAGGATCAGTGCGAGCAGCACCGGCGCGAGGATGCCCGAGATGCCGCTCATCCCGATGGCTGCGACCGTCGCGGCCGCGAGGCCGAGCACGATCGCGAGCGACCGCGGGATGACGACGGATGCCACCGAGCGGCCGCCCCCGACGTCGGGCGGAGCACCTGCCTCCGGTGCATCCGCCCGTCGGGGCCGGTCGGCCGGCTTCCCCCTGCGCATCACCCCTCCGACCCTCGTTGCGGACGCTCAGGCCCCGCCCTGCAGCGCCTTCGCCTTCAGCTGGTCGAACTCGGCCTGCGTGATCGTGCCGCTGTCGAGCAGCGACTTCGCCTGGTGGATCTCGGCGGCGGCCGACTGGCCCCCCGACCCGGCGACGCTGCGGATGTAGGCGTCGGCCTGCGCCTGCGCCTCGCGGTACTCGGCGGCCCTGCGCCTGGACATGCCGCTGCCGCGCGCGATCAGGTAGATCAGCGCGGCGAGGAACGGCAGCACGATCAGGAAGACGATCCAGAGGGCCTTGGCCCACCCGTTCAGGCCGTGGTCACGGAAGATGTCCATCACGATGATGATGAAGACCCAGATGCAGGCGATCGCGATGTAGATCCAGAACAGCCAGACCAGGAACTCCCAGAGGTTCATGACGCGCTCCCTTCGCCCTGGGCGCGCCATCGGCGCCCGGTCGTCCCGACGGTATCGGCGGATGCCTCTATGGCACGTCACCCGGATGGGATGACCGGTGGTCGTCCCGGCGTTCGGGACGATCGACCCACTCGTGGATCCGCGCCCTGCGCTAGCCTGCGAGCGGGCCCGCGGGGGTCGGGTCCACGGCGGCACCAACGACCGCCCGGAGCGACATGATCGAGGCATCGGAGCCGGACACGCTCGTCGACCGCCCGCGGCTGCGCGAGCGACTCGATCGGGCGCTGCACACGCCCGTCACGCTCGTCGTCGCCCAGGCGGGCGCCGGCAAGACCGTCCTGCTGCGCCAGTGGACGGCGCAGTGCGGCGCCCCGACCGTCGCGTGGGTCGACCTCGAGACCGCCGACGACGACCCGGTGCGGCTCGCTCGCCGCATCCTGACCGCGCTCGACGCGGTACGGCCGGGGGTCGCTCCACTCTCCTCGCTGTCCGGCCTGCACGGCGGTGGACTGGGAACCACCCTCATCGACAGCCTCGCGCTCGAGTTGCGCGATTTCCCCGAGACGCTCATCGTGCTCGACGACCTGCACCGGATCACGAACCCCACCCTCGTGGCGGACCTGGGACGGCTCGGCGCGGAGCTCCCCGGCAACGTCCACCTGATCCTCTCCAGTCGCGTCGACCCCGCAGTCGCCTGGAGCCGGCTCCGGCTTCGCGGCGGACTGCTCGAGATCCGGCAGTCCGACCTGGCGCTCTCCGACGAGGAGGCGGCCGAACTGCTGCACCGCGTCACCGGACGGGACGTTCCCGCGGACATCCGGACGCTGCTGCTGCGGCGCACGGAAGGATGGGCGGCCGGCATCCAGCTCGCCGGCCTCGGACTCCGCTACCGCGAGGCGGATGCGCTCGCGTTTGCCGAGACGTTCGCAGGTACCGACCGCATGGTCGCCGACTACCTCACCGAGGAGGTGCTGGCAGCGCTGCCGGCCGACGACCGCACCCTGCTGCTGGAACTCGCGGTGCTGGAGGTCATGACGACGGACCTGGTCGGCCACGTGCTCGACAGGGACGACGCGGGCGTGCTGCTCGAGCGCCTCGCGCACGAATCGCTCTTCGTCGTCCCGCTCGAACCCGGCCGCACGCGGTTCCGCTTCCACCATCTCTTCCGCGACCTGCTGCGCCACCACCTCAGGGTGACGGACCCCGGTGCGGAGGCGCGACTGCTGGGTCGTGCCGCGGACTTCCACCTCGCGCGGGGCGAGATGCCGGATGCGATCGAGGCCCTGCTCCGCGCGGAGGACTGGCCGCGGGCGATCGAGGCCATCATGACGACGCGCAGCGAGGTCTTCGAGCGCGGCGAGATGCGCACCGTCATCCGGTGGATCTCGAGCGTGCCGGAGTCGGCGCGCGCGGACCGCCTCGACGTCTCCCTCGAGCTCGCCATGCTCATCGGCATGGAGGGCGACGCGATCACCGCGGTCGACCTGCTCTCGCGCATCGCCGCCGACCCGAGGGCGACGGTCGGCAAGCGCGCGAGCGCGCACGCCTGGATCTCCGCGACGGCGCAGTGGGCGTCACGACCCGAGGAGTCCATCCACGCGGCGGACACGGCACTCGAACTGCTCGACGCGCACCCCGACGCGCGCCCGAAGGACGTCCTGGGCCTGACGTCGCCCGCGCACCTGCGCACCCTCGCGATCGGCTCGTCGGGGCGGGCGCGGTTCCTCGCTGGGGACCTCGACGACGCGCAGGACTGGCTGGAGCGCGCGCTCGACGCCGACGCCGCGCACTACGTGCCGTTCCGCGTCGCACTGCTGGGCTCGCTCGCCCTGCTGCACGCCTGGCGGGGTCGTCGCGCCTCGGCGGGGCTGCTCGCGTCGGAGGCCCTCGACGCGGCGGACCACGCCGGGCTGCTGGCGCACCCGTCCGCCGCCGATGCGTATCTCGCGCGTGCACGCTCGGCCGTACTCGCCGGGCGTCCGAGTGCGGCGGAGGTGCCGCTGGTCTCCGCATCCCTTCGCTCCGAGGCGAACCGCCGGACGCAGCTGACGTGGATCGGCAGGGCGATCGACGCGGCGCGTGCCGTGGCGGAGGGCCGCACGGGCGATGCCCTCGCCGCCGCCGATGTCGACGGCCGCCTCGGCCTCGGCCCGCCGGCGCCGGCGGTGCACGACGAGCTCGTGGCGGTGCACATGCTCGCCCTCCGGCACGACGGCAGGACCGCGGAGGCACTGCACGTCTGCGGGCCCGACGCGGCCTCGCGCGGCCCAGCTGCCCGGTACGAACTGCTCGCCGCGCTCATCGGAACTGGTCGCCTGGACGAGGCGGGAGACCTGCTCGCGACGTGGGCGCCTCCGGACGCCTCGACCGATCCCCTGCGGGCCGTGCAGCACCTGCTCGCGCACGCCGCGATCGCCGAGCTCGAGGGCCGCCACGGGCCTGCACTCGCCTCGGCCACCCGGGCGCTCGACGCCGCGGAGCCGGAGGGGATCGCGGAACCGTTCGCGCAGGCGGAGGGGCCGATCTCGAGCCTGCTCGCCGAACTGGCGGTGACCCGCTCGGGCCTCGTCGATCGCGCGCTCGAGCGACGCCTCGCGGAGCATCCGCTGCATGCCAACGGGGACCTCGCCGAGCCGCTCACCCAACGCGAGCTCGAGGTCCTCGCGCTGCTCCCCGAGCACGCCACGAGCGTGGAGCTGGCCGGGCGCTGCTACGTCTCGGTGAACACGTTGAAGACCCACCTGGCGCACATCTACCGGAAGCTCGGAGTCTCCGGCCGCAGTGCGGCGATCGCCCGCGCGCGCGAGCTCGGGCTCCTCCCGGCAGTCAGTCCACGGCCGGCCCTCGAGAGGTGACCGACACGATCGCGGCATCGAACCCGCGGATGAGCCCGAGGACCCCGAGCAGCTTCGCCTGGTCCGCGACGGGGCCGCGGACCACGGTCGTCTCCGCGTCCGGCCGGATCTCGAATCCGACCAGCTCCGCTGCGAGTGCCTCGGGCACCCGGCCGCGCACGACGATCTCGAAGACCTCCGCGACCATCCGCGCCCCCTGCCCCCGACATCGACCCCGTCGCACCTACTGACGGGCCATCGCCACCCGCAATCGGTCCTCCGGCGCGATGTAGTGGTCGTGGTCGTCGAGCCCGGCGTCGAGCTGCACCCAGTGCACCGTGCCCGTGAAGCGGCTCTCCGCGGGTGAGTAGTCGCTGCTCACGGGCGTCGCGTCGTCGCTTCCGACATCCGTGGTCTCGTCCCCCGAGAAGAGCATCGGCACCGTGCCGTCGACACGGCCCTCGCCGACCTTCGCGCCGTCGACGAACACGCCGACGGTTCCGCCCTTGCCGAGCCCGCCGCCGTCGTAGGCGAACTCCGCGCGCACCTGGTGCTCGCCCGCCGGCACCGCCGCGTCCCCTCGGGTGATGAACTGCTGCAGGCCGAACAGGTTGTAGCAGAACGCGGGTCGGCCCTCGTGCAGGTAGAGGCTGAGGCCGCCGAACGCCCCGCCCTGCGCGAGCAGCACGCCGTTCGCGCCGCCGTCGGGCACCGTGATCGACGCGGTCACCGAGAACGACTTGTTCTTCAGCACGATCACGGAGTTCTCGGTCAGCCGCCCCATGCCCCCGAACAGGAGCTGCGAGTTCCCCGACACGAGCAGCGGGCGCCCGGCGATCTCCGCGTTGAACCGCTCGAACCGGCGATCGTCGAGCGGGAGCACGCCGTACTTCGTCGCTTCGATGAGGAACAGCCGCTGCAACTCGTGCAGCCTGCCCGGCTGCTCGGCCGAGAGGTCGTGGGCCTGGGTCCAGTCGTCGGGGGCGTAGAGCTCCCAGACGTCGTCGTCATATGCGGGCATATCGGATGCCGCCCAGGGGATGCTGTGCCGAGTGACCGCCGTCCACCCCTTGTGGTAGATCCCGCGGTTGACGAACATCTCGAAGTACTGGGTCTCGTGGCGCTCGGGCGCGGCGGCGTCATCGAATGCGTAGCGCATGCTCGTGCCGTGCAGCGGCATCTGCTGCACCCCGTGCACGCTGATCGGGTGCGGCAGCTGCGCGACCTCGAGCACGGTGGCGGCGACGTCGATGATGTGCGTGAACTGCGAGCGGATCTCGCCGCGCGACGCGATCCCGGCGGGCCAGTGCACGATCGTGCCGTTGCGGGTGCCGCCCCAGTGCGAGGCGACCTGCTTGGTCCACTGGTAGGGCGTGTCCATCGCGTGCGCCCACCCGACCGCGTAGTGGTTGTACGCGGCGGGCGTGCCGAAGTCGTCGATGCGCGAGGCCATGAACTCGGTGGTCTCGAGGCCGCCGGCGCCGTTCAGGGTGATCAGCTCGTTGAAGCAGCCCTGCGGGGTGCCCTCGGCGGAGGCACCGTTGTCGCCCACGATGTAGTAGACGAGCGTGTCCTCGAGCGTCCCGAGCGCGTCGATCGCGTCGATCAGTCGGCCCACCTGGTGGTCGGTGTGCTCGAGGAACCCCGCGTACACCTCCATCTGGCGGGCGAGCACCGGCTTGAGGTCGTCGGGCATGTCGTCCCACGCGGGGATCTCGGGCGGGCGGGCGGTCAACTCGGCGTCCTGCGGCACGACCCCGAGCTCCTGCTGTCGCGCGAACGTGCGCTCGCGAAGGGCATCCCACCCGTCGTCGAACCGCCCGCGGTACTTCTCGCTCCACTCGGCGGGCACGTGGTGCGGCGCGTGGGTCGCGCCAGGGGCGTAGTAGAGGAAGAACGGCTTGTCCGCTTGGAGCGCCTTCTGCTCGCGCACCCAGGCGATGGCCCGGTCGGTCATGTCCTCGGTGAAGTGGTACCCCTCCTCGGGCGTGCGGTCGGGCTCGACCGCGACCGTGCCCTCGTGGATCGACGGTGCGTACTGGTTCGTCTCCCCGGCGATGAACCCGTAGAAGTGCTCGAACCCGGAGCCGGTGGGCCAGTGGTCGAACGGCCCCTGCGGGCTCGCCTCCCACACGGGCACCTCGTGGCACTTGCCGAACTGCGCCGTCGAGTACCCGTTGAGGCGCAGTGTCTCCGCCAGCGGCGCTGCCGTGTTCGGGCGGATCGAGTTGTAGCCCGGCGCCGAGGTCGCGATCTCGGTGATGCCGCCCATGCCGACGGAGTGGTGGTTGCGGCCGGTCAGCAGCGCCTGGCGCGAGGGCGAGCAGAGTGCGGTCGTGTGGAACCTGTTGAACTTCAGGCCGGAGGCGGCGAGCCGCTCGGCGGTCGGGCAGTCGGCGGGTCCGCCGAAGGCGCTCGATGCCCCGAAGCCGACGTCGTCGAGCATCACGATGAGCACGTTGGGCGCACCCGCCGGAGGTCGCAGGCGCTCGATCGGCGGGTAGCTCGTGTCCGGGTCCTTCGCGTCGTACGTGGTGAGGCCCACGTGGCCCCGGTCCGGGATCGGCAGGACCGACCGGTACGCGTCCGTCGTCATGGTGTGCCCCCTCGCTCGCGCCTGCGTGCACGCGCAGGTGTCCGTGCTCGGCAGCCTCCCCCGGGTGCGGGGGCGGAGGCATCACCCCGACCGGATGATTCGGCGCCGCTGGTGCGATCGTGATGCGCGTGCGGTACGCCGGACCCCGCTCCCGTACGGTGGGTGGGTGACGACGCGAACCTTCGAGCCGACTTCGCCGGCCCAGCACGCGGCCGCGATGCGCGGCGCGCTGCCCGACGTGGAGGAGTTCGCGGGCGGCTGGTGGTCCATCCCGGTGCCGATGCCCGGCGGGCACATCCCGTACAACCTCTGCTACGCGGTGCGTGACGACGCCGGCGGGGTGCACCTCATCGACCCGGGCTGGCCGACGACGGGCCACCTCGACGTGCTCGCGGCCGGGCTCGCGCACATGGGCGCGGGCCTCTCCGACGTCCGCACGGTCACCGCGACCCACCTGCACACCGATCACCTCGGCGGTGCGGGCGATCTCCGCGCCGCGACCAGCGCACGCATCGTGCTGCACCGCGAGGAGGATCGCGCGGTGCGCGAGATGGCCGGACGGCGGCCGGCCCACGCGGCATCCGACGCCATCGACCGCTGGGGGGTGCCCGCCGACCGCCGGGCGGAGCTCGAAGCCCACGCCGAGGAGCGCGTCGAGCGCCCGACGGCCGACGTCCTGGTCGACGACGGCGACCTGCTGCCGATCCCGGGCAGGAGCGTGCGGGTCGTCCACACCCCGGGTCACACCACGGGCCACATCTGCCTGCGCGACGAGGACGCGGGCGTGCTCTTCACGGGCGACCTGCTGCTGCCGACGATCCACCCGGGCGTGGGACTCGGCGCGCACGGCGATGCGAACCCCCTCGCGGACTACCTCTCGTCGCTTCAGCGCATCGCCCGCTTCGACAACGAGGCAGCGCCGGGCCACGAGTACCGCTTCCGCGGCGTGTTCGCACGCACCATCACCACCGCCGAACACCATCTCCGCCGCACGCGCGAGGTGCAGCGCGTGCTGCAGCGCGACCGCGCGCACACCGTGTGGGAGGTGGCGTCCGAGCTCACCTGGTCGGCCGGCTGGGCGAACCTGCAGGGCTTCTTCCTCATGTCCGCGCTCGCCCAGACGGCGATGCACATCGAATTCGTGCAGACGGATGCGGGTCGGACCGCGGGCGGCTGAGGCGAATCCGGCTGCCGACGCCACCGCCCGGCGACACGCGGGAGCGCGCTCATCCGCGCCCTTCCAACGAATATGCAAAACCATGGGGTAGTGTGAAATTCCCCTCTGCGTACGCACCCCTCATTCGGGGGGTGGATTTTTCCGTGACGTGGCGCGCCCGCCTGCGATATGCTCGCGACACAGCGCAACCCGAACCGCACATAGCGCAATCACAGACCACACTCAGCGAGGGGCACACACACATGACCGAGATCGACAACTCTGGTGTCGACCAGCCGAAGGGCATCAGTCGCCGCACCGTGACCAAGGCCATGGCCTGGTCGGTACCCGCCGTTGCCGTCGCGGCATCGGTTCCCGCCTACGCGGCATCGCCCGGCATCATCACGCTCGACGGCCGCGCCTGCAAGCTTCCCGGCCGCTCGAACGACACCTACAAGGGCTACGCGTTCGGCATCATCGTCACCAACCCGTACAACGTGCCGATCACGGTGACGATCACCAACATCGAGCTGGGTGGCTCAACCTTGGCGCCGTTCACCATCGTCAACCTCGACGGCTGCACCCTCGTCGGCACGTCGGGTGTGGTCCCCGCCATGACCACGCTCGACAACCTGGTCGTGCTCACGTCGGACGCGGCGGACAGCGCCAACGACATCCTGTCGGCCAACTACACGATCACCGGCGGCCCCGGCGGCAGCGAGGAGATCAGCGCCGCGGTTCCCGTCACGCCGCCGGTCAACGGTGCGTCCTGCGACGACTTCACCACCGCGGAGAAGGACTGCCTCGAGACGTTCGTCGTCCCCGCGACCTAGTCGCACGTCATCGAGAACCGCCCGTGTCGCCTCGCGACACGGGCGGTTCTTGCGTTCGCTGCGAGGATCGGCTCGGGCGCACCGCCGGGTCGCATCGTAGGCTGAACCCGTGGCCTCCCCCGCGAGGAAGCAGGAACTGCTCGAGGTCGCGGGCCACGAGGTGCGCGTCTCGAGTCCCGACCGCGTCGTCTTCCCCGATGCCGGGCTGACCAAGCTCGACCTCGTGCGCTACTACGTCGCGGTCGCCGACGGCGCCCTCCGCGGCGTGCGCGACCGCCCGATGGTGCTGAAGCGCTTCGTCAAGGGCATCGACCGCGAGGCGTTCTTCCAGAAGCGCGTGCCCGAGAATCATCCCGACTTCGTCACGACGGCGACCCTGCACTACGCCTCGGGCACGTCGGCCGAGGAGGCGGTGCTGACGGATGCCGCGGGGCTCGCGTGGGTCGTGAACCTGGGGTGCGTCGACCTGAACCCGCATCCGGTGCGCGCCGGCGACCTCGACCACCCCGACGAGCTGCGCGTCGACCTCGACCCGATGCCCGGCGTCGACTGGCGGCAGATCGTCGACGTCGCGATGCTCGCGAACGAGGTGCTCGCCGAGCACGGCCTGACCGGCTGGCCCAAGACCTCCGGCTCGCGCGGCATGCACGTCTACGCCCGCATCGAGCCGCGGCACGACTTCCACGAGGTCCGGCTCGCAGCCGAGGCGCTCGCCCGCGAGATCGCAGACCGCGCACCCGGGCTCGCGACCGCACGGTGGTGGAAGGAGGAGCGCGGCGAGAGCGTGTTCGTCGACTTCAACCAGAACGCGAAGGACCGCACAGTGGCCTCGGCCTACTCGGTGCGGCCGCTGGCGGATGCCCGTGTGTCGACGCCGCTCGACTGGAGCGAGGTGCCGGGCTCGCGCCCCGAGGCGTTCACCGTGCCGACGGTGCTCGAGCGGTTCGCCGAGCGCGGCGACCCCTGGGCCGGCATCGACGATGACGCGGGCAGCCTCGACCCGCTGCTCGAACTCGCCGAGCGACTGGGCCCCGCCGAGAAGCCGCCCCGCCGCGGCGACGGCTCGGGCCGGCGCGCGTCGGCCATGCCGCTCGTCGAGATCGCCCGGGCGAAGTCTAGGGACGAGGCGCTCGACGGGCTCGAGCGGTGGAAGGCGCGCCACGCGGGCGTGGTCGCCCTGCTGCATCCGGCCGACGTGCTCGTCGACGGCATGCGCGGGTCGAGTTCGCTCTGGTACCGCATCCGCGTCAACCTGCAGCACGTGCCCGAGGCGGAGCGCCCGGAGCAGGAGCCGCTCGAGGTCGACTACGACCCGTGGGAGGCGCGACGGGCGACCGGCGGTCCCTAGTCGCGAGGGGCGAACGCGGCGTGGAAGAGGTTCCACGCCCGGTCGGCGACGGCGCGTCGCTCCGTGTCATCCGTCCAGGGCAGCACCTGCGTGAGCATGCTGATCGCGAGCTCGATGTCGTCGGCGGTGACGTGCTCGCCGATGCGCCCGGCGGCGTGCTCGCGGTCGAGCGCGGTCGCGGCCACGGCGTGCAGCCGGTCGCCGAGCTCGGCGACGCGCTCGTCGTGGCGGTGCAGGCGCACCAGCTCGATGATCGCCGTCGAGCCCATCGCCTGCGCGATGATCAGCTCGAGCAGGTCATCGAGCGTCGAGTCGGGCGGGGCGACGACGGCCTCGAGCGCGTCCATGTTCTCGTCGAAGACCGCAGCCGCGAGCGAGATGCGGTCGGGGAAGTGCCGGTAGAGGCTGCCCTGCCCGACGCCGGCGCGCTTCGCGACCGAGCTGAGCGGAGCCGCGAGGCCGGACTCGGCGAAGACCTGGCGCGCGGCCTCGACCAGCGCGCGTCGATTCTCGGGGCCCGCGACCGGGCCGCGGTTCGCCTTGGGAACCGCCTCCGTGCCCTTAACCTTCGTCGGCATGAGGGATACACTACTACCGGACAACGATGTCCGGTCGAAGGAGGAGACCCATGACCACAGGCAATTGGGACCGCGAAGTCGACATCCTCGTGGCGGGCAGCGGGGCCGCCGGGATGACGGCGGCGATCACCGCGGCCGACGCAGGGCTCGAGACGCTCATCGCGGAGAGCACCGATCGCTGGGGCGGCACGACGATGCGCAGCGGAGGCGGCCTCTGGATGCCGGACAATCCGAAGATGCGGGACCGCGGGATCGAGGACTCGCGCGAGGAGGCGCTGACGTACATGGAGGCCGCGATCGGCCCGGTCGACGCGATCGGCCCGGCGAGCTCGCAGGCGCGACGGGAGGCGTTCGTCGACTCGGTGACTCCCGTGTACCGCATGCTCGAGCGCCTCGGCGTGAAGTGGGCGTGCGCGAAGGACTACCCCGACTACTACCCCGACCGGGCGGGCGGAAAGGTCGGCCGTGCGATCGAGGTCGTACCGTTCAACGCCCGGAAGCTCGGCCCCTGGCTCGAGACCTCGCGCATCGGCGACGCGGTCCCGATCCCGATGATGACCGACGACGTCTGGCTGCTCACGCGTGCGTGGTCGACCGTGTCCGGGTTCGTGCGGGGCACGCGATTCGTGTTCCGCACGCTCGGCGGGCTCATCACCGGCCGCAAGCTCGTCGGCATGGGCGGAGGTCTCATGCTGAGCCTCGGTGACATCGCGCGCCGGCAGGGCACCGAGATCCTGATGGACTCCCCGCTCACCGAACTCCTGCAGGACGACGACGGCGCGGTCGTCGGTGCCGTCGTCGAGACGCCCGACGGCCCGCTCCGGGTACGGGCGCGGCGCGGAGTGGTGCTCGGTGCGGGCGGCTTCGCCGTGAACCGCGAGTGGCGCGAGGAGCACCACGGCATCCCCGGCTACAGTTCGGCGGCCGACGGCGACCTCGGCACGGCCATCTCGGCCGGCGAGCGCGCCGGCGGTGCGCTCGCGCTGATGGACGACGCCTGGTGGGGCTCGTCGGTGCCGATCCCGGGCAAGCAGCCGCTCTTCGTGCTCAACGAGCGCTCCGACCCGTTCAGCATCGTGGTCGACCAGCACGGCGAGCGGTACCTCAACGAGTCCGAGAGCTACATCGACTTCGGGCACCACATGCTCGAGCACGCATCGACGGCACCCACGAACCCGTCATGGCTGGTCGTCGATCGCCGCCACCGCCGGCGCTACATGTTCGCGGCGATGCTCATGGGCGGCAAGTCGGTGTGGCAGCAGGGCATCGCGGTCAAGGCGAAGACGCTCGACGAGCTGGCCGGGAAGATGGGCGTCGACGCCGATCGGCTCCGCGCGACCGTCGACCGGTTCAACGAGATGGCGAGACGCGGCGTCGACGAGGACTTCGGGCGCGGCCGCACCGTCTACGACAACTACTACGGCGACCCACGCGTGAAGCCGAACCCCAACCTCGGCCCCATCGAGAAGGGGCCGTTCACCGCGGTGCAGCTCGTGCCGGGCGACCTCGGCACGAAGGGAGGCCTCGTCACCGACGAGCACGCACGCGTGCTCGACGAGTCGGGTGCACCCATCGCGGGCCTGTACGCCGCGGGGAACACCACCGCGTCGGTCATGGGCCGCACCTATCCCGGGCCGGGCTCGACGATCGGGCCGGCCGCAGTCTTCGGATATCTCGCTGCAACCCACGCAGCGGAGCGATCCGTCATCGATGCCGACACCCCTGCGGCATCAACACCAAAAGAGAAGGAACAACTCGCATGACGACTCCCAAGGAGCTCACGGCCAACGACTCCATCAAGACGTGGCTGACCCACCCGGTCGGCGGGCCGATCATCCGCGACCTGCTCGCTCAGGCCGGGCAGGACCCGGACGTGCTGAAGCCCGTCCACCGACTCGCGCTCAAGCGCCTCGTCAAGCTCAGCAAGGGATCGTTCAGCCAGGAGATGGTGGACGACCTCGTCGCGCGCGCCGCCGCGGGCGACGTGCCCGAGGGCGCACCCGAGGCGGCCCCGGTCGAGGAGGCCGACGAGGCCGAGGCCGAGCCGACGGGCCTGCCCGACGTCGAGGTGCCGATGTGGGAGGAGCGCATCGACTCCGGTCGCTTCAGCGGCCAGACGATCATCGTCACCGGCGCCGGCTCGGGCATCGGCCGAGCGACCGCATCGCGCATCGCGCGCGAGGGCGGCCGCGTGATCGCCGTAGACGTCTCGCAGGAGCGCCTCGACGAGTTCGCCGCGGAGTTCCCCGCCGCCGACATCGTGACCCTCGTCGCCGACATCACCGATGACGCCAAGGTCGCCGAGATCGTCGCCGCCGCGGGCGACCGCATCGACGGCCTCGCCAACATCGCCGGGATCATGGACGACATGACCCCGCTCGGCGACCTCACCGACGCCGTCTGGGAGCGCGTCATGCGCGTGAA
This portion of the Agromyces rhizosphaerae genome encodes:
- a CDS encoding SHOCT domain-containing protein — its product is MNLWEFLVWLFWIYIAIACIWVFIIIVMDIFRDHGLNGWAKALWIVFLIVLPFLAALIYLIARGSGMSRRRAAEYREAQAQADAYIRSVAGSGGQSAAAEIHQAKSLLDSGTITQAEFDQLKAKALQGGA
- a CDS encoding TetR/AcrR family transcriptional regulator, which produces MPTKVKGTEAVPKANRGPVAGPENRRALVEAARQVFAESGLAAPLSSVAKRAGVGQGSLYRHFPDRISLAAAVFDENMDALEAVVAPPDSTLDDLLELIIAQAMGSTAIIELVRLHRHDERVAELGDRLHAVAATALDREHAAGRIGEHVTADDIELAISMLTQVLPWTDDTERRAVADRAWNLFHAAFAPRD
- the ligD gene encoding non-homologous end-joining DNA ligase, which produces MASPARKQELLEVAGHEVRVSSPDRVVFPDAGLTKLDLVRYYVAVADGALRGVRDRPMVLKRFVKGIDREAFFQKRVPENHPDFVTTATLHYASGTSAEEAVLTDAAGLAWVVNLGCVDLNPHPVRAGDLDHPDELRVDLDPMPGVDWRQIVDVAMLANEVLAEHGLTGWPKTSGSRGMHVYARIEPRHDFHEVRLAAEALAREIADRAPGLATARWWKEERGESVFVDFNQNAKDRTVASAYSVRPLADARVSTPLDWSEVPGSRPEAFTVPTVLERFAERGDPWAGIDDDAGSLDPLLELAERLGPAEKPPRRGDGSGRRASAMPLVEIARAKSRDEALDGLERWKARHAGVVALLHPADVLVDGMRGSSSLWYRIRVNLQHVPEAERPEQEPLEVDYDPWEARRATGGP
- a CDS encoding arylsulfatase translates to MTTDAYRSVLPIPDRGHVGLTTYDAKDPDTSYPPIERLRPPAGAPNVLIVMLDDVGFGASSAFGGPADCPTAERLAASGLKFNRFHTTALCSPSRQALLTGRNHHSVGMGGITEIATSAPGYNSIRPNTAAPLAETLRLNGYSTAQFGKCHEVPVWEASPQGPFDHWPTGSGFEHFYGFIAGETNQYAPSIHEGTVAVEPDRTPEEGYHFTEDMTDRAIAWVREQKALQADKPFFLYYAPGATHAPHHVPAEWSEKYRGRFDDGWDALRERTFARQQELGVVPQDAELTARPPEIPAWDDMPDDLKPVLARQMEVYAGFLEHTDHQVGRLIDAIDALGTLEDTLVYYIVGDNGASAEGTPQGCFNELITLNGAGGLETTEFMASRIDDFGTPAAYNHYAVGWAHAMDTPYQWTKQVASHWGGTRNGTIVHWPAGIASRGEIRSQFTHIIDVAATVLEVAQLPHPISVHGVQQMPLHGTSMRYAFDDAAAPERHETQYFEMFVNRGIYHKGWTAVTRHSIPWAASDMPAYDDDVWELYAPDDWTQAHDLSAEQPGRLHELQRLFLIEATKYGVLPLDDRRFERFNAEIAGRPLLVSGNSQLLFGGMGRLTENSVIVLKNKSFSVTASITVPDGGANGVLLAQGGAFGGLSLYLHEGRPAFCYNLFGLQQFITRGDAAVPAGEHQVRAEFAYDGGGLGKGGTVGVFVDGAKVGEGRVDGTVPMLFSGDETTDVGSDDATPVSSDYSPAESRFTGTVHWVQLDAGLDDHDHYIAPEDRLRVAMARQ
- a CDS encoding LuxR C-terminal-related transcriptional regulator gives rise to the protein MIEASEPDTLVDRPRLRERLDRALHTPVTLVVAQAGAGKTVLLRQWTAQCGAPTVAWVDLETADDDPVRLARRILTALDAVRPGVAPLSSLSGLHGGGLGTTLIDSLALELRDFPETLIVLDDLHRITNPTLVADLGRLGAELPGNVHLILSSRVDPAVAWSRLRLRGGLLEIRQSDLALSDEEAAELLHRVTGRDVPADIRTLLLRRTEGWAAGIQLAGLGLRYREADALAFAETFAGTDRMVADYLTEEVLAALPADDRTLLLELAVLEVMTTDLVGHVLDRDDAGVLLERLAHESLFVVPLEPGRTRFRFHHLFRDLLRHHLRVTDPGAEARLLGRAADFHLARGEMPDAIEALLRAEDWPRAIEAIMTTRSEVFERGEMRTVIRWISSVPESARADRLDVSLELAMLIGMEGDAITAVDLLSRIAADPRATVGKRASAHAWISATAQWASRPEESIHAADTALELLDAHPDARPKDVLGLTSPAHLRTLAIGSSGRARFLAGDLDDAQDWLERALDADAAHYVPFRVALLGSLALLHAWRGRRASAGLLASEALDAADHAGLLAHPSAADAYLARARSAVLAGRPSAAEVPLVSASLRSEANRRTQLTWIGRAIDAARAVAEGRTGDALAAADVDGRLGLGPPAPAVHDELVAVHMLALRHDGRTAEALHVCGPDAASRGPAARYELLAALIGTGRLDEAGDLLATWAPPDASTDPLRAVQHLLAHAAIAELEGRHGPALASATRALDAAEPEGIAEPFAQAEGPISSLLAELAVTRSGLVDRALERRLAEHPLHANGDLAEPLTQRELEVLALLPEHATSVELAGRCYVSVNTLKTHLAHIYRKLGVSGRSAAIARARELGLLPAVSPRPALER
- a CDS encoding MBL fold metallo-hydrolase; the protein is MTTRTFEPTSPAQHAAAMRGALPDVEEFAGGWWSIPVPMPGGHIPYNLCYAVRDDAGGVHLIDPGWPTTGHLDVLAAGLAHMGAGLSDVRTVTATHLHTDHLGGAGDLRAATSARIVLHREEDRAVREMAGRRPAHAASDAIDRWGVPADRRAELEAHAEERVERPTADVLVDDGDLLPIPGRSVRVVHTPGHTTGHICLRDEDAGVLFTGDLLLPTIHPGVGLGAHGDANPLADYLSSLQRIARFDNEAAPGHEYRFRGVFARTITTAEHHLRRTREVQRVLQRDRAHTVWEVASELTWSAGWANLQGFFLMSALAQTAMHIEFVQTDAGRTAGG